The region ACCGAATCCGCCCCCGACCGCCGCGCCCCGCGCGTCCTCGTCGCCGACGACGAGGAGCTCATCCGCACCGGCTTCCGCCTCATCCTCACCTCGCGCGGCATCGACGTCATCGGCGAGGCCGCAGACGGCGTACAGGCCGTCGCGGAAGCCGAACGGCTGCGCCCGGACGTCCTTCTGATGGACATCCGGATGCCTCACCTGGACGGCCTGGAAGCCGCCAAGCGCGTCCTGCGGCTGCTCCCGCACTGCCGGGTGCTCATGCTCACCACCTTCGACCTCGACCACTACGTCTACGCGGCGCTCGCCGCCGGGGCGAGCGGATTCCTGCTCAAGGACGTCACCGCCGCCCACCTCGCCGCGGCCGTGCGACTGGTGAACACCGGCGACGCACTGCTCGCCCCTTCGATCACCCGCCGTCTGGTCGAGCGCTACGCGACCGCCCGCGATGCCGAGCAGGCCCGCACGTCGCACCGCCCCGCCACTCCGGCCGCCGCGGCCCGCACGCTCGCGGTCCACCGCGACCTCGCTCCGCTGACCCCCCGTGAACTCGAGGTGCTGGCCCTGATGGGCCGCGGCCTGTCGAACAACGAACTCGCCGAAGCCCTCACCCTCAGCGAGGCCACCGTGAAGACCCACGTCGCCCGGATCTTCGCCAAGCTCGCCCTGCGCGACCGCGCCCAGGCCGTCGTCCTCGCCTACGAGACCGGCCTGGTCGCCCCCGGCGGAGGGAGCGGGCGCCCGCAGGAGCGCGACCTCCAGGGGAGGAGCAGGCCGGAGTGAGTGTCGGGCCCCCTCCTGGCTCCTCCCCCGGCTTACCCTCCGCCCGTGTTCAATGTCACGGGGATCCTCAAGCGGCTGGTGATCGGCCGGGCCATGCGCAGCGAAGAGCTGCACGAGACGTTGCTGCCCAAGCGGCTCGCCCTGCCGATCTTCGCCTCGGACCCGCTGTCCTCGGTGGCGTACGCGACCCAGGAGATCCTGCTGGTCCTCACCCTGGGCGGCCTTGCCTACCTGCACTTCACTCCGTGGATCGCGGCCGCGGTCGTGGCCCTGTTGACGGTCGTGGTGCTGTCGTACCGCCAGGTGGTGCACGCCTACCCGAGCGGTGGCGGCTCGTACGAGGTGGTGTCGACCAACCTCGGCCCGACCGCCGGACTGGTCGTCGCCGCCTCACTCCTCGTCGACTACGTCATGACGGTGGCCGTCTCGGTCGCCTCCGGCGTCGACAACATCATCTCCGCCGTCCCACGCCTCGCCGACCACCGCGTCCTGATGGCGATCGGCTTCGTGGCGGTCCTGACGGCGATGAACCTGCGGGGCGTCCGGGAGTCGGGACGCGCCTTCGCCGCACCGACCTACCTCTTCATCAGCGGTGTGCTCGTCATGGTGGTCACGGGCCTGATCCGCTACGCCCTCGGGGACGCGCCGGTCGCCGAGAGCGCCGGATACGGGGTCACGCCGGACCCTTCGGACGCGAACCTGACGGGCCTCGCCCTGCTGATGCTGGTGCTGCGCGCGTTCTCCTCCGGCTGTACGGCGCTGACCGGGGTGGAGGCCATCTCCAACGGCGTACCGGCCTTCCGCAAGCCCAAGTCGAGAAACGCGGCCGAGACACTGACCGCGATGGGCGCCCTCGCGATCGTCATGTTCGTGGGCGTCACCGCGCTGGCGCTGATCACCAAGGTGCACATCGCGGACGACGCGTGCCGGCTGACCGGACTCACCGGCGACTGCGGCTCGTACACCCAGCGCACGGTCATCGCGCAGATCGCGGCGGCGGTCTTCGGCGGCGAGCACAGCGTCGGCTTCTACGTGATCCAGGCGGCGACCGCGCTGGTCCTGATCCTGGCGGCGAACACGGCCTTCAACGGCTTCCCCCTGCTCGCTTCCATCCTGGCCCAACACCGGTACCTTCCTCACCAGTTGC is a window of Streptomyces mirabilis DNA encoding:
- a CDS encoding response regulator transcription factor encodes the protein MTESAPDRRAPRVLVADDEELIRTGFRLILTSRGIDVIGEAADGVQAVAEAERLRPDVLLMDIRMPHLDGLEAAKRVLRLLPHCRVLMLTTFDLDHYVYAALAAGASGFLLKDVTAAHLAAAVRLVNTGDALLAPSITRRLVERYATARDAEQARTSHRPATPAAAARTLAVHRDLAPLTPRELEVLALMGRGLSNNELAEALTLSEATVKTHVARIFAKLALRDRAQAVVLAYETGLVAPGGGSGRPQERDLQGRSRPE
- a CDS encoding APC family permease, with protein sequence MRSEELHETLLPKRLALPIFASDPLSSVAYATQEILLVLTLGGLAYLHFTPWIAAAVVALLTVVVLSYRQVVHAYPSGGGSYEVVSTNLGPTAGLVVAASLLVDYVMTVAVSVASGVDNIISAVPRLADHRVLMAIGFVAVLTAMNLRGVRESGRAFAAPTYLFISGVLVMVVTGLIRYALGDAPVAESAGYGVTPDPSDANLTGLALLMLVLRAFSSGCTALTGVEAISNGVPAFRKPKSRNAAETLTAMGALAIVMFVGVTALALITKVHIADDACRLTGLTGDCGSYTQRTVIAQIAAAVFGGEHSVGFYVIQAATALVLILAANTAFNGFPLLASILAQHRYLPHQLHNRGDRLAFSNGILALAIVAALLLWGFKANVTSLIHLYILGVFTAFTLSQLGMVRHWNRELRAERDPAPRRRHHTARVINALGSVVTGLVLVIVLATKFTEGAWLAVLAAIVLWVMMRGIRRHYDATSAELAVTDPKVELTRPSRVLGIVLVSTLHKPTLRALAYARAFRPDRLEALTVSVDRDEAAALLRRWEEYGIEVPLKIIDSPYREVTRPVVEYVRSIRRESPRDIVAVFVPEYVVGHWWENLLHNQSALWLKNRLLFTPGVMVTSVPWQLTSSAHADRPTARAPGSFRRGEPQGPAPRAGTRQR